In Humulus lupulus chromosome 7, drHumLupu1.1, whole genome shotgun sequence, the following are encoded in one genomic region:
- the LOC133791499 gene encoding uncharacterized protein LOC133791499, with protein MYGRNTVEERQDLWQALALLNFPMKPWLLAGDFNAAFDFDDRIGGCAVTELEMEDAQRCRALGMVDALHIIGSHYTWSNKQEAEARIFSKLDRVFKNEDWVDLFPQFEALTNWDILSDHCYCIIKSMHDSISGIKPFRFYNMWAEHTDFRDTVPNSWSKPLHAHGLVRIMQKLDRLKHVLHRFNKREVGDVIHNYSAARDHYQNAQCNLQQNPHSAELQLAERTACLDFSRQYRIYESFLRQRRKITWLCFGDKNSTHFHASLKQRKAANRITSFLDDKGQINDKFEDVVAHFLNHFRSIMGSPSSTSSQIQKDCFIHGDTLSLDYQLSLLKPFTKKDVKIALLRARVLMDLARASLK; from the coding sequence ATGTATGGGAGGAATACGGTTGAGGAACGACAAGATTTATGGCAGGCTTTGGCTTTACTGAATTTCCCTATGAAACCTTGGCTCCTGGCTGGGGACTTTAATGCAGCTTTTGATTTTGATGATCGTATTGGTGGGTGTGCAGTTACTGAATTGGAAATGGAAGATGCTCAAAGGTGTAGGGCTCTTGGTATGGTGGATGCATTACACATAATTGGTTCTCATTACACTTGGTCGAATAAGCAAGAAGCTGAGGCcagaattttttcaaaattgGACAGAGTTTTCAAAAATGAAGATTGGGTGGATCTTTTTCCTCAGTTTGAAGCCTTGACTAACTGGGATATTTTATCTGACCATTGTTACTGTATCATTAAATCTATGCATGATTCGATTTCAGGGATTAAACCATTTAGATTTTATAACATGTGGGCTGAGCATACTGACTTCAGAGACACTGTGCCCAATAGCTGGTCCAAGCCTTTACATGCTCATGGTTTAGTGAGAATTATGCAAAAATTGGATAGGCTCAAGCATGTCCTTCATCGGTTCAATAAAAGGGAGGTTGGTGATGTCATTCACAACTATTCAGCAGCTAGGGATCACTATCAAAATGCTCAGTGTAACCTTCAACAAAATCCTCATTCAGCTGAGCTTCAACTTGCTGAAAGGACTGCCTGTTTGGATTTTTCTCGTCAATATAGAATCTATGAAAGTTTTCTTCGACAAAGAAGAAAGATCACCTGGCTTTGTTTTGGAGacaaaaattctacacattttcaTGCTAGTCTTAAGCAGAGGAAAGCTGCTAATCGGATCACATCTTTTTTGGATGATAAAGGTCAGATAAATGATAAGTTTGAGGATGTTGTTGCTCATTTCTTGAATCATTTTAGAAGTATCATGGGCAGTCCTAGTTCAACCTCCTCTCAAATTCAAAAAGACTGCTTTATTCATGGTGATACTTTGAGTTTGGATTATCAACTGAGTTTACTTAAACCGTTTACCAAGAAGGATGTGAAAATAGCTCTGTTAAGAGCCCGGGTCCTGATGGATTTGGCTCGGGCTTCTTTAAAGTAA